The following proteins come from a genomic window of Miscanthus floridulus cultivar M001 chromosome 2, ASM1932011v1, whole genome shotgun sequence:
- the LOC136526638 gene encoding LOW QUALITY PROTEIN: vacuolar-sorting receptor 3-like (The sequence of the model RefSeq protein was modified relative to this genomic sequence to represent the inferred CDS: deleted 1 base in 1 codon) — MGALGFRRLLLLLLELLASAAAVEARFVVEKNSLMVTSPTSLRGRRDSAIGNFGIPQYGGSMAGAVVYPKDNANACDDFDGRHPFRAKPGAMLTFLLVDRGDCLFAKKVWNAQNAGASAVLVVDDKDEPLITMDLPREDDEAAKYIQNITIPSALIDKKFGDQLKKAVKDGEMVNVNLDWREAVPHPDDRVEYELWTNSNDECGPKCDMLMNFLKEFKGAAQLLEKGGYSQFTPHYITWYCPQAFVISKQCKSQCINHGRYCAPDPEQDFSTGYEGKDVVVENLRQLCVFKVANENKRPWVWWDYVTDFHIRCPMKEKKYNKKCAETVIKSLGLDVKKVDKCMGDPNADSDHPLLKMEQDAQIGKGSRGDVTILPTLVVNNRQYRGKLERKAVLKAICAGFEETTEPNVCLSDDIETNECLNDNGGCWQDKSANVTACRDTFRGRVCECPTFNGVQFKGDGYSNCEPAGPGKCLINHGGCWHETRNGKTFSACQESGDGKCQCPAGFRGDGVKKCEDIDECKERKACQCPECNCRDTWGGYDCTCSGDLLYIREHDTCISKTAVQAKAAWAAVWGILIVVAVVAAGSYVVYKYRLRSYMDSEIRAIMAQYMPLDNQGEVPNHTHDEDHS, encoded by the exons ATGGGCGCACTAGGGTTTCGGCGGCTGCTGCTTCTGCTGCTGGAGCTGCTCGCGTCggcagcggcggtggaggcgCGCTTCGTGGTGGAGAAGAACAGCCTGATGGTGACGTCGCCGACTTCGCTGCGGGGACGGCGCGACAGCGCTATAGGAAACTTCGGCATCCCGCAGTACGGCGGGAGCATGGCGGGCGCCGTCGTGTACCCTAAGGACAACGCCAACGCTTGCGACGATTTCGACGGCAGGCATCCCTTCCGTGCTAAGCCTGGCGCGATGCTCACTTTCCTCCTCGTCGACCGCGGGG ACTGCCTATTTGCGAAGAAGGTTTGGAATGCGCAAAATGCTGGTGCCTCTGCAGTACTTGTAGTTGATGACAAGGATGAACCATTGATAACAATGGATTTACCTCGTGAAGATGATGAGGCTGCAAAGTACATACAAAACATAACCATTCCTTCTGCACTTATAGATAAAAAATTTGGTGACCAGTTGAAAAAGGCTGTTAAAGATGGGGAAATGGTTAATGTGAATCTTGATTGGAGGGAGGCTGTTCCACATCCAGATGACCGTGTTGAGTATGAGTTATGGACAAACAGCAATGATGAGTGCGGGCCTAAATGCGATATGTTGATGAATTTTCTCAAGGAATTTAAAGGAGCTGCCCAACTACTTGAGAAAGGTGGCTATAGTCAATTCACT CCCCATTACATTACTTGGTACTGCCCTCAAGCATTTGTCATCAGTAAACAGTGCAAGTCCCAATGCATAAACCATGGGAGGTACTGTGCACCTGATCCTGAGCAAGATTTTAGCACAGGCTATGAAGGAAAGGATGTGGTGGTAGAGAACCTCAGACAGTTATGTGTGTTTAAAGTTGCAAATGAAAATAAGAGACCATGGGTCTGGTGGGATTATGTGACTGATTTTCACATAAGGTGCccaatgaaggagaagaagtacAACAAAAAATGTGCAGAAACTGTCATCAAATCACTAG GTCTGGATGTGAAGAAGGTCGATAAATGCATGGGAGACCCAAATGCTGATTCTGACCACCCGTTGCTTAAAATGGAACAAGATGCTCAG ATTGGGAAAGGTTCAAGAGGAGATGTTACTATATTGCCTACTCTTGTTGTGAACAACCGGCAATATCGAG GGAAGCTTGAGAGGAAAGCTGTCCTCAAAGCTATTTGTGCTGGTTTTGAGGAAACTACTGAACCAAATGTTTGCCTGAGTGATG ATATAGAGACTAATGAGTGTCTGAATGACAATGGGGGTTGCTGGCAAGACAAATCTGCTAATGTAACAGCATGTAGG GACACCTTCCGTGGCAGAGTGTGTGAATGCCCCACTTTCAATGGTGTACAGTTCAAAGGCGATGGCTACAGCAATTGTGAAC CTGCTGGACCAGGAAAATGTTTGATAAACCATGGGGGATGTTGGCATGAAACTCGTAATGGAAAAACATTCTCTGCTTGCCAG GAATCTGGAGATGGGAAATGCCAGTGCCCAGCTGGTTTCCGAGGAGATGGTGTTAAAAAGTGTGAAG ACATTGATGAGTGCAAGGAGAGAAAAGCTTGTCAGTGTCCTGAATGCAACTGCAGAGATACATGGGGTGGCTATGACTGCACTTGCAGTGGTGACCTTTTGTACATCAGAGAGCATGACACCTGCATAA GCAAGACAGCAGTTCAGGCTAAAGCAGCATGGGCTGCAGTGTGGGGTATCTTGATAGTTGTTGCTGTTGTAGCAGCGGGAAGTTATGTTGTATACAAATACAGACTAAGG TCATACATGGACTCTGAGATTAGAGCTATCATGGCACAGTATATGCCACTAGACAATCAAGGAGAGGTCCCAAATCATACACATGACGAAGATCATTCATAA